Proteins from one Panthera leo isolate Ple1 chromosome D1, P.leo_Ple1_pat1.1, whole genome shotgun sequence genomic window:
- the LOC122201300 gene encoding olfactory receptor 4C11-like: protein MNSSVTEFILLGLTQDPVKQKAVFGVFLIFYLATLLGNFLIVVTIKTSRTLGTPMYFFLFYLSFADTCFSTTTAPRLIVDALSHKKTISYNECMIQVFTFHFFGCMEILVLILMALDRYVAICKPLRYTTIMNRHVCSILVILVWVASCIHSLAQIFLTLRLPFCGPNVIDHYFCDLQPLLKLACMDTYVTNLLLVSNSGTICTVSFIILLTSYVVILYSLRNHSAEGRRKALSTCTSHFIVVVLFFGPCIFIYTRPPATFPIDKMVAVFYTIGTPLLNPLIYTLRNMEVKKAMKKLWCRTLKLHEKLEISVKTWTVT from the exons ATGAATAGCAGTGTGACTGAATTCATTCTCCTTGGGCTGACACAGGATCCAGTAAAGCAGAAGGCAGTATTTGGGGTCTTCTTGATCTTTTACCTTGCGACACTGTTGGGGAACTTTCTCATTGTAGTGACTATCAAAACAAGCAGGACCCTTGGGactcccatgtacttcttcctatTCTATCTGTCTTTTGCTGACACTTGCTTCTCTACAACCACAGCCCCCAGATTGATTGTGGATGCCCTTTCTCACAAGAAGACCATTTCCTACAATGAGTGCATGATTCAGGTCTTTacattccatttctttgggtgCATGGAAATCTTGGTGCTCATCCTCATGGCTTTAGATCGCTATGTAGCCATTTGTAAGCCCTTGCGATACACAACCATCATGAACCGGCACGTCTGCAGCATTTTGGTGATTCTAGTCTGGGTGGCATCTTGTATCCACTCTTTGGCACAAATTTTCCTGACTTTGAGATTGCCTTTCTGTGGCCCCAACGTGATTGACCACTATTTCTGTGACTTGCAGCCCTTGTTGAAACTTGCCTGCATGGACACTTATGTGACAAATTTGCTACTTGTTTCTAACAGTGGAACTATATGCACGGTGAGTTTCATAATCCTGCTTACCTCCTATGTTGTCATCTTGTACTCTCTGCGTAACCACAGTGCTGAAGGAAGGCGAAAAGCCCTTTCCACCTGCACCTCCCACTTTATTGTGGTTGTCTTATTTTTTGGTCCATGCATATTCATATACACACGCCCCCCAGCCACATTTCCAATTGACAAAATGGTGGCTGTGTTTTATACAATTGGGACGCCCCTGCTGAACCCTTTGATCTATACACTGAGGAATATGGAAGTGAAAAAAGCCATGAAGAAATTATGGTGTA GGACCCTCAAACTCCACGAAAAGCTGGAAATCTCAGTGAAAACCTGGACTGTCACTTGA